In the Drosophila biarmipes strain raj3 chromosome X, RU_DBia_V1.1, whole genome shotgun sequence genome, one interval contains:
- the LOC108023170 gene encoding uncharacterized protein LOC108023170 produces MLCCLWFGIKTLAANGGHVSCGLALNPLVNPNGAFQAMKAFVCLLLIGAASVTAKPKPGGGGGWSSGGGGGGGGWSSGGGGGGGHGGGGGGGDVQIIKVITESGGGGGGGGWSSGGGGGGGGWSSGGGGGGGWSSGGGGGGGHGGGGGDVKLIKIISLGSGGGGGGHGGGGGGGWSSGGGGGGGWSSGGGGGGGHGGGGGGTKVIKIIKLSSGGGGGGHGGGGGGGGWSSGGGGGGGGWQPAGGWA; encoded by the exons ATGTTATGTTGCCTGTGGTTTGGTATAAAAACTCTGGCTGCCAACGGTGGTCATGTCAGTTGTGGACTCGCACTTAACCCACTAGTTAACCCAAACGGAGCGTTCCAAGCGATGAAA GCCTTTGTGTGTCTCCTGCTCATTGGAGCGGCCAGTGTGACGGCCAAGCCGAAGcccggcggcggaggaggctgGTCCTccggcggaggaggtggtggcggCGGCTGGTCCtcaggcggcggaggaggcggtggccatggaggcggcggcggtggaggagATGTGCAGATCATTAAGGTGATCACGGAGAGTggcggaggcggcggtggaggaggCTGGTCCtctggcggcggcggaggaggtggtggctGGTCCtcaggaggcggcggcggcggcggttgGTCAtccggcggaggaggcggtggcggcCACGGAGGCGGCGGTGGCGATGTGAAGCTCATCAAGATCATCAGCCTGGGATCCggtggcggaggaggcggaCATGGCGGTGGTGGAGGCGGCGGCTGGTCCtccggaggaggcggcggcggcggttgGTCATCCGGCggtggaggaggcggtggccacgggggcggcggcggcggcaccAAGGTCATCAAGATCATCAAGCTGAGCtcgggcggcggcggcggtggccatggaggcggtggtggcggAGGAGGCTGGTCCTccggcggaggcggcggcggtggcggctgGCAGCCCGCCGGAGGTTGGGCCTAA
- the LOC127010916 gene encoding DNA-binding protein Ewg-like: protein MSPGMHQMMIQGGPGQEPQLVQVVSLKDATLLSKAMEAINSGNVKSEDTIIMEQ from the coding sequence ATGTCGCCGGGCATGCACCAGATGATGATCCAGGGCGGCCCCGGCCAGGAGCCGCAGCTGGTGCAGGTGGTCAGCCTGAAGGACGCCACCCTGCTGAGCAAGGCCATGGAGGCCATCAACTCCGGCAACGTGAAGTCCGAGGACACGATCATCATGGAGCAATAG
- the LOC108023511 gene encoding DNA-binding protein Ewg has translation MLDEDIQSLGSEDDDEDLISSDGSLYEGDLGSMPVNDDVAHQLAAAGPVGVAAAAAIASSKKRKRPHCFETNPSVRKRQQNRLLRKLRGIIYEFTGRVGKQAVVLVATPGKPNTSYKVFGAKPLEDVLRNLKNIVMDELDNALAQQAPPPPQDDPSLFELPGLVIDGIPTPVEKMTQAQLRAFIPLMLKYSTGRGKPGWGRESTRPPWWPKELPWANVRMDARSEDDKQKISWTHALRKIVINCYKYHGREDLLPTFADDEDKVNALISQSGDEDEDMELSNPPTIHTVTTMTPPTGNSNQPQQVNVVKINSAGTVITTHTAQSNTPAPTIIQSTNNQHVTTTATLPASTKIEICQAPAQQQQQQQQHHQQNHQQQQHHQTHLPSTVHIQPVAGGQPQTIQLTTASGTATATAVPTTAAAVSAAQAQAQAHSHAHSQAQAHSHSQASGNQTVTAQQIANAQVCIEPITLSDVDYTTQTVLSQNADGTVSLIQVDPNNPIITLPDGTTAQVQGVATLHQGEGGATIQTVQSLTDVNGHENMTVDLTETQDGQIYITTEDGQGYPVSVSNVISVPVSMYQSVMANMQQIQTNSDGTVCLAPMQVDTSANRTTTTAAGAASSSSSLAGSGGVQCYSLISAGSAVLGRRSGAVVGQQVNPGGRYYLAATTTSSSTASSSSFGQLNNNNSTLANNNNSIKMPMPMPIVLAAPSAPQVASTRTTRRGAALGGGGGAAAAAAAGAGGVVMVQKRRKPNASSKSRSHLKAGDSSSSSIRCVDSASLTSMQLQLPAIKLEQLE, from the exons ATGCTGGACGAGGACATCCAGAGCCTGGGCTccgaggacgacgacgaggatcTGATCAGCAGCGATGGCAGCCTGTACGAGGGAGACCTGGGCTCCATGCCCGTCAACGACGATGTGGCCCACCAGCTGGCGGCCGCAGGaccagtgggcgtggcggcagcggcggccatTGCGAGTTCCAAGAAGCGCAAGCGGCCCCACTGCTTCGAAACGAATCCCTCGGTGCGGAAAAGGCAACAGAATCGGCTGCTGCGCAAGCTGCGGGGGATCATCTATGAGTTCACCGGCAGGGTGGGCAAGCAGGCGGTCGTGCTGGTGGCCACACCGGGCAAGCCCAACACTAGCTACAAGGTGTTCGGAGCCAAGCCGCTGGAGGATGTGCTGCGCAACCTGAAGAACATTGTGATGGACGAGCTGGACAATGCCCTGGCCCAGCAggcgccgccaccgccgcagGATGATCCGTCGCTCTTCGAACTGCCCGGCCTGGTGATCGATGGCATACCCACGCCGGTGGAGAAGATGACCCAGGCCCAGCTGAGAGCCTTCATCCCGCTGATGCTCAAGTACTCGACGGGGCGGGGGAAGCCTGGCTGGGGCAGGGAGTCCACCCGGCCGCCCTGGTGGCCCAAGGAGCTGCCCTGGGCCAATGTGAGGATGGACGCCCGCTCCGAGGACGACAAGCAGAAG ATCAGCTGGACGCATGCGCTGCGCAAGATCGTGATCAACTGCTACAAGTACCATGGACGGGAGGACCTGCTGCCCACGTTTGCCGACGACGAGGACAAGGTCAACGCCCTGATCTCGCAATCGGGCGACGAAGACGAGGACATGGAGCTATCGAATCCTCCCACCATCCACACGGTCACGACCATGACGCCGCCGACGGGCAACAGCAAC CAACCGCAGCAGGTGAACGTGGTGAAGATCAACAGTGCGGGCACGGTGATCACCACCCACACGGCCCAGAGCAACACGCCGGCCCCGACGATCATCCAGAGCACCAACAACCAGCATGTGACCACGACGGCCACGCTGCCCGCCTCCACGAAGATCGAGATCTGCCAGGCGCcggcccagcagcagcaacagcagcagcagcaccaccagcagaaccaccagcagcagcagcaccaccagacCCACTTGCCCAGCACGGTGCACATCCAGCCGGTGGCCGGCGGGCAGCCGCAGACGATCCAGCTGACCACGGCCAGTGGCACGGCGACGGCCACCGCGGTGCCGACGACAGCCGCCGCCGTAAGTGCGGCCCAGGCCCAGGCGCAGGCCCACTCGCACGCCCACTCGCAGGCCCAGGCGCACTCGCACTCCCAGGCGAGCGGCAACCAGACGGTCACCGCCCAGCAGATCGCCAATGCCCAAGTCTGCATCGAGCCCATTACGCTCAGCGACGTTGAT TACACCACGCAAACGGTGCTCTCGCAGAATGCCGACGGCACCGTGTCGCTGATCCAGGTGGATCCCAACAACCCGATCATCACACTGCCGGACGGAACCACTGCCCAGGTGCAAGGAGTTGCCACG CTCCACCAAGGCGAGGGCGGGGCCACCATCCAGACGGTCCAGAGTCTCACCGATGTCAATGGCCACGAGAACATGACCGTGGACCTCACCGAAACGCAGGATGGCCAGATATACATCACCACCGAGGATGGCCAAG GCTATCCCGTTTCGGTGAGCAACGTGATCTCGGTGCCCGTTTCCATGTACCAGTCCGTGATGGCCAACATGCAGCAGATCCAGACGAACAGCGACGGAACGGTGTGCCTGGCGCCCATGCAGGTAGATACAAGTGCCAAtcgcaccaccaccactgccGCCGGCGCCGCCAGCTCCTCATCCTCCCTGGCGGGCAGCGGCGGCGTTCAGTGCTACTCGCTGATCTCGGCGGGATCGGCGGTGCTGGGCCGGCGCAGTGGTGCGGTGGTGGGCCAGCAGGTCAACCCGGGGGGGCGGTACTACCTGGCCGCGACCACAACCAGTAGCAGCACCGCCAGCTCCAGCAGTTTCGGGCAGctcaacaacaataacagcacCCTGGCGAACAACAATAATAGCATAAAgatgcccatgcccatgcccatagTCCTGGCCGCGCCCAGTGCTCCGCAGGTGGCCAGCACGAGGACCACCAGGAGGGGCGCGGCCCTTGGGggtggaggaggagccgctgctgctgccgccgccggaGCAGGCGGGGTGGTGATGGTCCAGAAGCGTCGGAAGCCGAACGCCTCCTCGAAGAGTAGGTCCCActtgaaggccggcgacagcagctcctcctccattCGCTGCGTGGACAGCGCCAGCCTGACCAGCATGCAGCTCCAGCTGCCGGCCATCAagctggagcagctggagTAG